One Armatimonadota bacterium genomic region harbors:
- a CDS encoding MoxR family ATPase has product MTVSEVSQLAASIVDEVERAIVGKRSTVETSVLALLCEGHLLIEDVPGVGKTTLAKALARAIGGEFRRIQFTPDLLPADITGSSIYNQETREFEFRAGPLFANVVLVDEINRATPKTQAALLEAMEERQVTSDGHTRLLAPPFFVLATQNNIEMTGTFPLPEAQLDRFFARVQLGYPSRDYEQEILSRQQKESAVEHVKQVATLERLVQAQRTVRDVHVDEKIREYVVDVVRATRESNQVHLGASPRGSLYLLHAGQARAAMEGVDFVRLDDVKFCAPSVLGHRLIVRGEVRARGTTGDDVVEHLLTTVPVPLAVG; this is encoded by the coding sequence GACGAGGTCGAACGCGCCATCGTCGGCAAACGGTCGACGGTCGAAACCAGCGTGCTCGCTTTGCTCTGCGAGGGCCACCTCTTGATCGAAGACGTCCCCGGGGTCGGAAAGACGACCTTGGCGAAGGCGCTCGCCCGAGCGATCGGCGGCGAGTTCCGCCGGATCCAGTTCACGCCCGACCTTCTGCCCGCCGACATCACCGGATCGAGCATTTACAACCAGGAGACCCGCGAGTTCGAGTTCCGTGCCGGCCCGCTCTTCGCCAACGTCGTCCTGGTCGACGAGATCAACCGCGCGACGCCGAAGACCCAGGCCGCCCTCCTCGAAGCGATGGAAGAGCGCCAGGTCACGAGCGACGGGCACACGCGGCTTCTGGCTCCCCCGTTTTTCGTCCTCGCGACCCAGAACAACATCGAGATGACGGGGACGTTCCCCCTTCCCGAAGCGCAGCTCGACAGGTTCTTCGCCCGGGTCCAGCTCGGATATCCCAGCCGGGACTACGAGCAAGAGATCCTCAGTCGGCAACAGAAGGAGAGCGCGGTCGAACACGTCAAGCAGGTCGCAACGCTCGAGCGCCTCGTCCAGGCCCAACGCACGGTCCGAGACGTCCACGTGGACGAGAAGATCAGGGAGTACGTCGTCGACGTCGTCCGTGCGACGCGCGAGTCGAACCAGGTCCACTTGGGCGCATCGCCACGAGGCTCGCTCTACCTGCTCCATGCGGGACAGGCCCGCGCCGCGATGGAAGGTGTCGACTTCGTCCGCTTGGACGACGTCAAGTTCTGCGCCCCGTCCGTTCTCGGACACAGACTGATCGTCCGGGGCGAAGTCCGTGCGAGAGGTACGACGGGAGACGACGTCGTCGAACACTTGTTGACGACCGTGCCGGTCCCCCTGGCGGTGGGGTGA